The following are from one region of the Cytobacillus firmus genome:
- the cysE gene encoding serine O-acetyltransferase: MFARMKEDIEVVFEQDPAARSYLEVILTYSGLHAVWSHRIAHALFKRKFYFLARVVSQISRFFTGIEIHPGAKIGRRFFIDHGMGVVIGETCEIGDNVTVFQGVTLGGTGKEKGKRHPTIKDNALIATGAKVLGSITIGENSKVGAGSVVLHEVPPNSTVVGIPGRVKIRDGVKISKDLNHCDLPDPIADRFKELEGELRELKMEVETLRKERSQIHGHSNL, from the coding sequence ATGTTTGCAAGAATGAAGGAAGATATCGAAGTGGTATTTGAACAGGATCCGGCAGCAAGAAGTTATTTGGAAGTAATATTAACCTACTCAGGATTGCATGCTGTCTGGTCACACCGCATTGCCCACGCTCTTTTTAAGCGGAAGTTTTATTTTCTTGCAAGAGTGGTTTCCCAGATCAGCCGCTTTTTCACAGGAATTGAAATTCATCCGGGAGCAAAGATCGGCAGACGCTTTTTTATCGACCATGGCATGGGGGTTGTCATCGGGGAAACATGTGAAATCGGTGATAATGTAACAGTTTTTCAGGGTGTGACACTGGGAGGAACCGGGAAGGAAAAAGGCAAGCGCCATCCTACCATTAAGGACAATGCGCTGATTGCAACAGGGGCGAAGGTTTTGGGCTCAATTACAATTGGCGAGAATTCTAAGGTGGGTGCAGGCTCTGTTGTTCTTCATGAGGTTCCGCCAAATTCAACAGTAGTCGGGATTCCTGGAAGAGTGAAAATTCGGGATGGTGTGAAAATCAGCAAGGATTTAAATCATTGTGATCTTCCCGATCCAATTGCAGACCGGTTTAAGGAACTGGAAGGGGAGCTGCGGGAATTAAAAATGGAAGTGGAAACATTGAGGAAAGAAAGGAGCCAGATTCATGGCCATTCAAATCTATAA
- the gltX gene encoding glutamate--tRNA ligase produces MSNEIRVRYAPSPTGHLHIGNARTALFNYLFARSKGGKFIIRIEDTDKKRNIEGGEESQLHYLKWLGMDWDESIDREGEYGPYRQSERNHIYETYYKELLEKGHAYKCYCTEEELEAEREAQSAKGDTPAYSGKCRHLTEEERAALEAEGRKPSIRFLVPKGQMLTFNDMVKGEVSFESDGFGDYVIVKKDGTPTYNFAVAVDDHLMKISHVLRGDDHISNTPKQQMIYEALGWDLPVFGHMTLIVNESRKKLSKRDETIIQFIEQYEELGYLPEALFNFIALLGWSPAGEEEIFSKEEFIDIFDENRLSKSPALFDKQKLEWMNNQYMKKLDQERLVSISAPHLVKAGKISENWQQENEEWVNSLITLYQEKMSFGAQIVELSELFFTAEMTVDEEAKEVLAEEQVPEVLSAFLTEIDALAEFKADEIKAAMKAVQKSTGHKGKKLFMPIRSATTGQTHGPDLPQAIELLGKEKVKSRLMSIIG; encoded by the coding sequence ATGTCAAATGAAATCCGCGTCCGCTACGCTCCGAGTCCGACTGGGCATTTACATATCGGAAATGCGAGAACGGCGCTTTTTAACTATTTGTTTGCAAGAAGCAAAGGCGGAAAGTTCATCATCCGCATTGAGGATACAGATAAGAAACGGAATATTGAAGGCGGCGAGGAAAGCCAGCTTCATTATTTAAAGTGGCTTGGCATGGATTGGGATGAAAGCATTGACAGGGAAGGCGAATACGGCCCGTACCGCCAATCTGAAAGAAATCATATCTATGAAACCTACTACAAAGAATTGCTCGAAAAAGGGCATGCCTATAAATGCTATTGTACGGAAGAGGAGCTGGAAGCAGAGCGTGAAGCTCAATCTGCAAAAGGCGATACTCCTGCTTACTCAGGAAAATGCCGCCATCTGACAGAGGAAGAAAGAGCTGCGCTTGAAGCTGAGGGCAGAAAGCCGAGCATCCGCTTCCTTGTTCCAAAAGGCCAGATGCTGACATTCAATGACATGGTAAAAGGGGAAGTGTCATTCGAGTCGGATGGCTTCGGGGATTATGTCATCGTCAAGAAAGATGGCACGCCTACCTACAACTTTGCGGTAGCAGTGGATGATCACCTGATGAAAATCTCTCATGTTCTGCGCGGGGATGACCATATTTCCAATACGCCTAAGCAGCAGATGATTTATGAAGCATTGGGCTGGGACCTTCCGGTGTTTGGCCATATGACTTTAATTGTCAATGAAAGCCGCAAAAAACTGAGCAAGCGCGATGAGACGATCATTCAGTTCATTGAACAATACGAAGAGCTCGGCTACTTGCCGGAAGCACTCTTTAACTTTATTGCGCTTCTTGGCTGGTCTCCTGCAGGGGAGGAAGAGATTTTCTCGAAAGAAGAATTCATCGATATCTTTGATGAAAACCGCCTTTCAAAATCTCCGGCCCTTTTCGATAAGCAGAAGCTTGAATGGATGAATAACCAGTACATGAAGAAGCTAGATCAGGAGCGATTGGTGTCCATTTCAGCCCCTCACCTGGTGAAGGCAGGGAAGATCAGCGAAAACTGGCAGCAGGAAAACGAAGAGTGGGTTAATAGCCTGATCACTCTTTACCAGGAAAAAATGAGCTTTGGCGCTCAGATTGTCGAGCTTTCAGAACTGTTCTTCACAGCGGAAATGACCGTTGATGAAGAAGCGAAGGAAGTTCTGGCTGAAGAGCAGGTTCCTGAAGTGCTGTCTGCATTCCTGACGGAAATTGACGCACTTGCAGAATTCAAAGCAGATGAAATTAAAGCGGCTATGAAGGCTGTGCAGAAATCAACAGGACACAAGGGCAAAAAGCTCTTCATGCCTATCCGTTCCGCAACGACCGGCCAAACCCATGGACCGGATCTGCCGCAGGCTATCGAGCTTTTAGGAAAAGAAAAAGTAAAATCTCGTTTAATGAGCATTATTGGTTAA
- the ispF gene encoding 2-C-methyl-D-erythritol 2,4-cyclodiphosphate synthase has protein sequence MFRIGQGFDVHQFAEGRPLIIGGIEIPYEKGLLGHSDADVLLHTVADACLGAIGEGDIGRHFPDTDPEFKDADSAKLLQHVWGIVKEKGYELVNADCTIIAQKPKMAPHIGKMQERIAELLETEKENINVKATTTEKLGFTGREEGIASQAAVLLKKIENR, from the coding sequence ATGTTTCGGATTGGACAAGGATTTGATGTTCACCAGTTTGCTGAAGGACGCCCGCTGATTATCGGGGGTATTGAAATACCATATGAGAAAGGGCTTTTAGGGCATTCAGATGCAGATGTCCTGCTGCATACAGTGGCAGATGCCTGCCTTGGGGCCATTGGAGAAGGGGACATTGGACGGCATTTTCCTGATACCGATCCTGAATTCAAGGATGCCGATTCGGCAAAGCTGCTGCAGCATGTATGGGGAATCGTAAAAGAAAAAGGGTATGAGCTGGTTAATGCAGACTGCACCATCATCGCCCAGAAACCGAAGATGGCTCCACATATCGGTAAAATGCAGGAGCGGATTGCAGAGCTTCTGGAAACCGAGAAAGAAAATATTAATGTGAAAGCAACAACTACAGAAAAGCTTGGCTTTACGGGACGGGAAGAGGGAATCGCTTCCCAGGCCGCTGTTTTGCTGAAAAAGATAGAGAACCGTTAA
- the ispD gene encoding 2-C-methyl-D-erythritol 4-phosphate cytidylyltransferase — protein MNYQAILPAAGQGKRMGAGKNKLLLEIGNVPVFIHTLRVFESDPECTGILLAINPQDEEEMCNLLKKHQIKKVAAMVEGGKERQHSVYNATKAASGEEVVLVHDAARPFITRDLLQPLVKAAWEKGAAVLAVPLKDTIKKADGHLITETLERSYLWAVQTPQAFRVSSLLEAHRKADEDGFLGTDDASLVERLGNEVVIVEGSYDNIKLTTPEDIYFAEAIIKKRSHM, from the coding sequence ATGAATTATCAAGCGATTCTCCCGGCGGCCGGGCAGGGGAAACGAATGGGAGCCGGAAAGAATAAGCTTCTTCTGGAAATTGGGAATGTCCCTGTGTTTATACATACGTTAAGAGTTTTTGAGAGTGACCCGGAGTGCACAGGCATTTTACTGGCCATTAATCCTCAGGATGAGGAAGAAATGTGCAATCTCTTAAAAAAGCATCAGATTAAGAAGGTGGCTGCTATGGTTGAAGGCGGTAAGGAAAGGCAGCATAGCGTCTATAATGCGACCAAGGCAGCTTCGGGCGAGGAAGTAGTGCTGGTTCATGACGCTGCCCGTCCTTTTATTACCCGGGATTTACTGCAGCCTCTGGTGAAAGCAGCCTGGGAAAAAGGAGCTGCTGTTCTGGCAGTGCCGCTGAAGGATACCATTAAAAAAGCTGACGGGCATTTAATCACAGAAACGCTTGAACGTTCCTATCTGTGGGCAGTTCAAACTCCACAGGCCTTTCGCGTTTCTTCCCTGCTTGAGGCACACCGCAAGGCAGACGAAGACGGCTTTTTAGGAACAGATGATGCGAGCCTCGTGGAGCGGTTAGGCAATGAAGTGGTGATTGTTGAGGGAAGTTACGATAATATTAAGCTGACAACGCCGGAAGATATTTATTTTGCGGAAGCAATTATAAAGAAAAGAAGTCATATGTAA
- a CDS encoding PIN/TRAM domain-containing protein, whose translation MLKRIVQACFLIIGVTLGIFLIPDLLKLISLDDIPLLNNPYVSAILGAIIFYLLTFWAVDHVVNFVRWAEESLVKVPITDIIFGSVGLVFGLVIAFLIGYALSTIEVPILNTVAPIVLTLIFGYLGFQVGFKKRDELLSLFSSKKKKSSEEELEPEAPPKKSLKILDTSVIIDGRIADICQTGFLEGTIVIPQFVLEELQHIADSSDVLKRNRGRRGLDILNRIQKELSINVEIYEGDFEEIQEVDSKLVKLAKLTNGVVVTNDFNLNKVCELQKVAVLNINDLANAVKPVVLPGEEMKVQVIKDGKEQNQGIAYLDDGTMIVVEEGRNYIGKHIDVLVTSVLQTSAGRMIFAKPKLLEKAL comes from the coding sequence ATGTTAAAACGTATTGTACAGGCATGCTTCCTTATTATTGGGGTAACGCTTGGAATATTTTTAATTCCTGACTTATTAAAATTAATCAGTTTAGATGACATTCCTCTTTTAAACAATCCATACGTGTCCGCCATTTTAGGTGCTATTATTTTTTATCTTTTAACTTTTTGGGCGGTTGATCATGTCGTCAATTTCGTGAGATGGGCAGAAGAATCACTGGTAAAAGTACCTATAACAGATATTATTTTTGGAAGTGTCGGCCTGGTTTTTGGATTAGTCATTGCCTTTTTAATCGGATACGCCCTAAGTACGATTGAGGTGCCGATACTGAATACCGTTGCTCCCATTGTGCTTACGCTTATATTCGGCTATCTGGGATTTCAGGTTGGCTTTAAAAAGCGGGATGAGCTTTTAAGCTTATTTTCCAGCAAGAAAAAGAAGAGCAGTGAAGAAGAACTTGAGCCTGAAGCTCCACCTAAAAAGTCACTCAAGATCCTTGATACAAGCGTTATCATCGATGGCCGCATTGCTGATATCTGCCAGACTGGCTTTTTGGAAGGCACGATTGTCATTCCGCAGTTTGTGCTTGAAGAACTTCAGCATATTGCTGATTCATCAGATGTATTAAAGCGCAACCGAGGCAGACGGGGTCTGGATATATTAAACCGGATTCAAAAAGAGCTTTCGATTAATGTGGAAATTTATGAAGGTGATTTTGAAGAAATCCAAGAGGTCGACAGCAAGCTGGTGAAGCTGGCTAAGTTAACGAATGGCGTCGTTGTGACCAATGATTTTAACTTAAACAAGGTTTGTGAACTGCAAAAAGTGGCAGTCCTTAATATTAATGATCTGGCTAATGCGGTCAAACCGGTTGTGCTGCCAGGTGAAGAAATGAAGGTACAGGTAATAAAAGACGGCAAGGAACAGAATCAGGGGATTGCTTATCTGGACGACGGCACGATGATCGTGGTGGAAGAAGGCAGAAACTACATTGGCAAACATATTGATGTACTTGTCACAAGTGTTCTGCAGACATCAGCCGGAAGAATGATCTTTGCAAAACCCAAGCTTCTGGAAAAGGCTTTATAA
- the disA gene encoding DNA integrity scanning diadenylate cyclase DisA produces the protein METKKMGEKTMSEILRFMAPGTPIREGIDNVLRANTGGLIVLGSKEKLSNLVDGGFQINCPFSPSYLYELAKMDGAIILNEEGNMILIANAQLAPDPGVPSTETGMRHRTAERVARQTGALVIAISQRRNVITLYKGHSRYALRDIGVILTKANVAVQTLEKYKVVLEQSIGNLSILEFEELVTYSDILHVFHNIEMVLRIKNELLTYLSELGTEGRLIRLQMNELLVELEREAEWIIRDYAQSRDIDSKEALVKLQVLSKGEMLEDSVILKLLGYNGYIHTEEFKCPRGFRMLNKVPRLPPIIIDNLINRFEEFPNIITATVEELDEVEGIGEVRARKIKEGLKLIKEQVFADRQL, from the coding sequence ATGGAGACTAAAAAAATGGGCGAAAAAACAATGAGTGAAATCCTTCGGTTCATGGCTCCGGGTACGCCTATCAGGGAAGGGATTGATAATGTTCTGCGCGCCAATACAGGCGGGCTGATTGTATTGGGCTCAAAAGAAAAGCTGAGCAACCTTGTGGATGGGGGTTTTCAGATTAATTGCCCATTTTCACCGAGTTATCTGTATGAGCTGGCCAAGATGGACGGGGCTATTATCTTAAATGAAGAAGGAAACATGATTCTGATTGCGAATGCCCAGCTTGCTCCTGATCCCGGCGTACCATCTACGGAAACGGGCATGCGGCATCGCACGGCTGAGCGGGTAGCGCGGCAAACAGGCGCATTAGTGATTGCCATTTCCCAGAGACGTAATGTCATTACCCTTTATAAGGGGCATTCCCGTTATGCGCTAAGGGATATTGGCGTTATTTTAACGAAGGCGAATGTAGCCGTCCAGACGCTTGAAAAATATAAGGTGGTTCTTGAACAGAGCATCGGCAATCTCAGCATCCTGGAATTTGAGGAGCTTGTTACCTACAGTGACATCCTCCATGTTTTTCATAATATCGAAATGGTTCTGCGCATTAAAAATGAGCTGCTTACCTATTTAAGTGAACTGGGCACCGAAGGAAGGCTGATCCGGCTCCAGATGAATGAACTGCTTGTGGAGCTTGAACGGGAAGCAGAATGGATTATTAGAGATTATGCTCAATCAAGAGACATCGACTCCAAGGAAGCCCTTGTCAAACTGCAGGTGCTTTCAAAAGGGGAAATGCTCGAAGACTCTGTCATCCTAAAGCTTTTGGGCTATAACGGGTATATTCACACGGAAGAATTCAAATGCCCACGCGGCTTCCGCATGCTGAATAAAGTTCCGCGCCTGCCGCCAATTATTATTGATAATCTGATTAACCGGTTTGAAGAATTCCCGAATATCATCACGGCAACTGTAGAGGAGCTCGATGAGGTGGAAGGAATCGGGGAAGTGCGGGCAAGAAAAATTAAAGAGGGACTTAAGCTCATAAAGGAGCAGGTTTTTGCGGATCGCCAGCTATAA
- the clpC gene encoding ATP-dependent protease ATP-binding subunit ClpC, which produces MMFGRFTERAQKVLALAQEEAIRLGHNNIGTEHILLGLVREGEGIAAKALYALGLGSDKIQKEVENLIGRGQDASQTIHYTPRAKKVIELSMDEARKLGHSYVGTEHILLGLIREGEGVAARVLNNLGVSLNKARQQVLQLLGSNESGSHQGGSAANANTPTLDGLARDLTAIAREGSLDPVIGRSKEIQRVIEVLSRRTKNNPVLIGEPGVGKTAIAEGLAQQIINNEVPETLRDKRVMTLDMGTVVAGTKYRGEFEDRLKKVMDEIRQAGNIILFIDELHTLIGAGGAEGAIDASNILKPSLARGELQCIGATTLDEYRKYIEKDAALERRFQPITVDEPTAEESVQILEGLRDRYEAHHRVTITDAAIEAAVKLSDRYISDRFLPDKAIDLIDEAGSKVRLRSYTTPPNLKELEVKLEDVRKEKDAAVQSQEFEKAASLRDTEQRLREQLEETKKTWKEKQGQENSEVTVEDIANVVASWTGIPVSKLAQTETEKLLNLEEILHSRVIGQEEAVKAISKAVRRARAGLKDPKRPIGSFVFLGPTGVGKTELARALAEAMFGDEDAMIRIDMSEYMEKHSTSRLVGSPPGYVGYEEGGQLTEKVRRKPYSVVLLDEIEKAHPDVFNILLQVLEDGRLTDSKGRTVDFRNTVLIMTSNVGAEALKRNKYVGFNIQDGEQDYKDMKGKVMEEMKKSFRPEFLNRIDEIIVFHALERKHLQEIVSLMSDTLTKRLKEQDIALELTDAAKEKISVEGYDPEYGARPLRRAIQKHIEDRLSEELLRGTVLTGQSVVIDVKDGEFVVKTTEPSRTANLQK; this is translated from the coding sequence ATGATGTTCGGACGATTTACGGAAAGAGCTCAAAAAGTATTGGCGTTAGCACAGGAGGAAGCAATCCGTTTAGGACATAATAACATCGGAACAGAGCATATTCTGCTTGGGCTTGTACGCGAGGGTGAAGGAATTGCGGCTAAAGCTCTGTATGCTTTAGGCCTCGGCTCTGATAAGATCCAAAAAGAGGTTGAGAATTTAATTGGCAGGGGGCAGGATGCTTCCCAGACCATTCACTATACACCGCGTGCCAAGAAAGTGATTGAACTTTCCATGGACGAAGCAAGAAAGCTTGGCCATTCCTATGTAGGAACAGAGCATATCCTGCTTGGCCTGATCCGTGAAGGCGAAGGAGTTGCTGCGAGGGTATTGAATAACCTTGGAGTCAGCCTCAATAAAGCGCGCCAGCAGGTGCTTCAGCTGTTAGGCAGCAATGAGTCCGGCAGCCATCAGGGAGGATCCGCAGCCAATGCGAACACACCGACATTGGATGGATTGGCACGTGACCTGACTGCTATTGCCAGAGAAGGAAGCCTCGATCCGGTTATAGGACGAAGCAAAGAAATTCAGCGTGTAATCGAAGTATTAAGCCGCAGAACGAAAAACAACCCCGTTCTCATTGGTGAGCCTGGTGTAGGTAAAACAGCCATTGCAGAGGGCCTTGCGCAGCAGATTATTAACAATGAAGTGCCGGAGACTCTTCGCGATAAAAGGGTTATGACGCTTGATATGGGTACAGTGGTTGCCGGAACGAAGTATCGCGGTGAATTTGAAGACCGCCTGAAGAAGGTAATGGATGAGATCAGGCAGGCAGGAAACATCATCTTATTCATTGACGAGCTTCATACATTAATAGGTGCAGGAGGAGCAGAAGGAGCGATTGATGCTTCCAATATCCTAAAGCCATCTCTTGCGCGCGGTGAACTCCAGTGTATTGGTGCCACTACACTTGATGAATATAGAAAATACATTGAAAAAGATGCGGCACTTGAAAGAAGGTTCCAGCCTATTACGGTTGATGAGCCGACTGCCGAAGAATCTGTTCAAATCCTTGAGGGACTGCGCGACCGTTACGAGGCCCATCACCGCGTAACCATTACAGATGCAGCGATTGAAGCAGCTGTAAAGCTGTCAGACCGCTACATTTCAGACCGCTTTCTTCCGGATAAGGCGATTGATTTAATCGATGAAGCAGGTTCAAAAGTAAGATTGCGTTCGTATACTACGCCTCCAAATCTGAAAGAGCTTGAGGTTAAACTTGAGGATGTAAGAAAAGAGAAGGATGCAGCCGTACAAAGCCAGGAATTTGAAAAAGCGGCTTCCTTAAGGGATACGGAGCAGCGCCTGCGTGAACAGCTGGAGGAAACGAAGAAAACCTGGAAAGAAAAGCAGGGCCAAGAAAACAGTGAAGTGACGGTTGAGGATATTGCCAATGTGGTAGCCAGCTGGACCGGAATCCCTGTTTCGAAGCTTGCCCAAACTGAAACAGAAAAGCTTCTTAATCTGGAAGAAATCCTTCATTCCCGTGTAATCGGGCAGGAAGAAGCCGTTAAGGCCATTTCAAAGGCTGTCCGCCGTGCCCGTGCAGGCCTTAAAGATCCGAAGCGCCCGATTGGCTCGTTTGTATTCCTTGGGCCGACAGGGGTAGGTAAAACAGAGCTGGCCCGTGCATTAGCAGAAGCTATGTTCGGTGATGAGGATGCGATGATCCGCATCGATATGTCAGAATACATGGAGAAGCATTCCACATCCCGTCTGGTCGGGTCTCCTCCAGGTTATGTAGGGTATGAAGAAGGAGGCCAATTAACCGAAAAAGTCCGCAGAAAACCATATTCTGTTGTGCTTCTCGATGAAATTGAAAAGGCCCACCCTGATGTATTCAATATCCTATTACAGGTATTGGAAGACGGAAGATTAACAGACTCGAAGGGAAGAACTGTTGATTTCCGTAATACCGTTCTGATTATGACATCCAATGTAGGTGCTGAAGCGCTTAAGCGGAACAAATACGTTGGCTTTAACATCCAGGATGGGGAACAGGATTACAAAGATATGAAAGGTAAGGTAATGGAAGAGATGAAGAAGTCCTTCCGTCCTGAATTCCTAAACCGCATCGATGAAATTATCGTTTTCCATGCATTGGAGAGAAAGCATCTACAGGAAATCGTTTCGCTTATGTCTGATACATTAACGAAACGTTTGAAGGAACAGGATATTGCACTGGAATTAACAGATGCAGCCAAAGAAAAAATCTCGGTTGAGGGCTATGATCCTGAGTACGGAGCACGTCCGCTCCGACGGGCCATTCAAAAGCATATTGAAGACCGTTTATCCGAAGAGCTGTTAAGAGGAACAGTCCTGACCGGACAAAGCGTGGTAATCGATGTAAAGGATGGAGAATTTGTGGTGAAAACCACAGAACCAAGCAGAACAGCAAACCTTCAAAAATAA
- a CDS encoding protein arginine kinase yields MSLERFINQAISSWMSAEGPDSDIVLSSRIRLARNIKQFKFPTLFSNEEAEAVIEKIKARVEHSSFSKLGEMELLLMDSLQPLQKRVLMEKHLISPHLAENSTHGACLLSENEEVSIMINEEDHIRIQCLFPGFQLSEALNMANEIDDWLEEEADYAFDEGIGFLTSCPTNVGTGLRASVMMHLPGLVLTHQMNRIIPAINQLGLVVRGIYGEGSEALGNIFQVSNQITLGKSEEDIAEDLKSVVSQLISQERSARQALAKTSNIQLEDRVFRSYGVLSNSRIIESKEAAQCLSDVRLGIDMQYIKNISKNILNELMILTQPGFLQQYAGGPLRPHERDIRRASLIRERLKMEDQELGG; encoded by the coding sequence TTGTCGCTGGAACGTTTCATAAATCAAGCTATCAGCTCCTGGATGAGTGCAGAAGGCCCTGATTCCGATATTGTATTAAGCTCACGGATCAGGCTCGCCCGCAATATAAAGCAATTTAAATTCCCTACCTTATTTTCAAATGAAGAAGCAGAAGCAGTCATTGAAAAAATAAAGGCAAGGGTGGAGCATTCTTCTTTTTCAAAACTTGGGGAAATGGAGCTTTTATTAATGGATAGCCTTCAGCCGCTTCAAAAAAGAGTGCTGATGGAAAAGCATCTGATCAGTCCCCATCTTGCTGAGAATTCAACTCATGGTGCCTGCCTTCTTTCTGAAAATGAAGAAGTCAGCATCATGATTAATGAAGAAGACCATATAAGGATTCAATGCCTGTTTCCGGGGTTTCAGCTTTCTGAAGCCTTAAATATGGCAAATGAAATTGATGATTGGCTGGAGGAAGAAGCCGATTATGCATTTGATGAAGGTATTGGCTTTTTAACAAGCTGCCCCACAAATGTAGGAACCGGGCTCAGGGCATCGGTTATGATGCATTTGCCGGGCCTCGTTCTCACACACCAAATGAACCGGATTATCCCGGCAATTAACCAGTTAGGTTTAGTTGTTAGAGGAATTTACGGGGAAGGCAGCGAAGCTTTAGGTAACATCTTTCAAGTTTCAAATCAGATCACTCTCGGAAAATCCGAAGAGGATATCGCCGAGGATCTGAAAAGCGTTGTCAGTCAGCTGATTTCTCAGGAAAGATCGGCAAGGCAAGCATTAGCAAAGACTTCTAACATACAATTAGAAGATAGAGTCTTCCGCTCTTATGGCGTTTTATCAAACAGCCGGATCATTGAATCAAAGGAAGCAGCACAATGCTTGTCAGATGTTCGCCTGGGGATTGATATGCAATACATCAAAAACATATCAAAGAATATATTGAATGAGCTGATGATCCTGACACAGCCCGGCTTCCTGCAGCAATATGCAGGCGGGCCGCTCAGACCGCATGAACGTGATATCCGCAGAGCTTCATTAATTAGGGAAAGATTAAAAATGGAAGATCAAGAGTTGGGAGGATGA
- a CDS encoding UvrB/UvrC motif-containing protein, translating into MICQECNQRPATLHFTKVVNGEKAEFHLCEKCAQEKGEMFMLGSGAGFSINNLLAGLLNIQPAFQGSGEDPFQQEKVLQCEQCSLTFQQFIKVGRFGCASCYETFKDQLIPILRRLHSGNSSHSGKIPARIGGTIQLRRNMDDLKNQLKEMISKEEFERAAELRDEIRKLEKQLNADQKGGE; encoded by the coding sequence ATGATTTGTCAGGAATGTAATCAAAGGCCGGCCACGCTGCACTTTACTAAGGTTGTAAATGGCGAGAAAGCAGAGTTTCATCTTTGTGAGAAATGCGCACAGGAAAAAGGTGAAATGTTTATGCTGGGCAGCGGGGCCGGTTTTTCAATAAATAACTTGCTTGCTGGCCTTTTAAATATTCAGCCTGCCTTTCAGGGGTCGGGCGAGGATCCTTTCCAGCAGGAGAAGGTTCTGCAGTGTGAGCAATGCTCCCTGACCTTTCAGCAATTTATTAAAGTTGGCCGTTTTGGATGCGCCAGCTGCTATGAGACTTTTAAAGATCAATTAATCCCCATTCTCAGAAGGCTGCACAGCGGGAATTCTTCACACAGCGGGAAAATCCCGGCCAGAATCGGGGGAACCATTCAATTGCGCAGGAATATGGATGATTTAAAAAATCAGTTAAAAGAAATGATTTCCAAAGAAGAGTTTGAGAGAGCGGCAGAATTGAGAGACGAAATAAGGAAATTGGAAAAGCAGCTCAATGCCGATCAAAAGGGAGGGGAGTAG
- a CDS encoding CtsR family transcriptional regulator, whose product MRNISDIIEHYLKQVLEKSEREIVEIKRSEIADKFQCVPSQINYVINTRFTIEKGYAVESKRGGGGFIRIMKVQSYDHADLIDQLISLVQSRIAQSSAENVIYRLVEEEIITHREAKIMLSVIDRSVLYIDLPFRDELRARMLKAMLTTLKYK is encoded by the coding sequence GTGAGAAATATATCCGACATAATTGAGCATTATCTCAAACAGGTTTTAGAGAAGAGTGAAAGGGAAATCGTGGAAATTAAAAGAAGCGAAATCGCTGACAAATTCCAGTGTGTTCCTTCTCAGATCAATTATGTGATTAACACCCGTTTCACGATTGAAAAAGGTTATGCAGTAGAAAGTAAGCGGGGCGGCGGTGGCTTCATCCGGATTATGAAAGTCCAGTCCTATGACCATGCTGATTTGATTGACCAGTTAATATCTTTGGTGCAGAGCAGGATTGCCCAGAGCAGTGCGGAGAATGTCATCTACCGTCTCGTAGAAGAAGAGATTATAACACACAGGGAAGCTAAAATAATGCTTAGTGTTATAGACCGTTCTGTTTTGTATATTGACCTTCCTTTCAGGGATGAGCTGAGGGCAAGAATGCTTAAGGCAATGCTGACCACTTTGAAATATAAATAG